agaaacctTAGAAACAAGGATAAGAAAAACATCTGCAATATGAACGCCTGGAGATTCTACTGTGAACATCCCATTGTAATCCGTTCagatttataaaactaaacaaaaatggTCATGGTATACAAATCGTTTTTAACTTGCTTTAATAATCACTCTTTTTTCTGGATTGGTCATCATTTCTAATGCCTGCCTATAATTTCTGCCTATTCCATAGCATAATTATTCCCCAgttagttttgcttgtttgatTATTCCCATTGTCAATTACTATGCACATGTCTAAATATGAACCACAATGCGTTATGTGTGAATTAATTGGACAGTTTTTGGGAAAGTAGGGATATCTGGAAAACACATCTTGGTCATTAGTGGACGTGACTATTGTCCCCTGATAGAATTATCACAttagcacattctttttttcttttaccactaACTGACAAGCAAAACTGCATGTATTTAAGGTGCACAAGGTGATGAAGTATTAGCACAACTGAGTTATTGACACACCCATCATCTCAAATAGAgattgtgtgtgtggtgagagcaCTTCAGATTTGCCCTCTCTGCACATGTCAAGGGTACAATACAGTGCTGCTAACCAGGGACCACATTTACATCACACCCAGGACTAGTCATCGTGCACACTGATTGGGTCACACAGCTACTCTTGGTCCTATGACAgctgctgcctgagttgttagaaAACCCTCCTTCATCCCAGCACCTGTGAGGGCTGGGTGTTGGTGCCTCAGGCAATGCCTCTCCAGGCGCCTGCAGCTACTGTGTTGTGACcatgttcatttcctttgagaGATAGTGTGTGGCTCATTTCCAAGCATAAGGAGCCAGAATTCATCTGTACATATGcaaattttgtaaattatataaaaatcttttaaattgtttatgttaattatgtttagttcatttttatctttctatcctataatttaaatatgattctctttttaaaagcattttcagcatggagactgataaaaatttcccacttttttcttttaatgttctgaaacgtgtttgctttctttttttgcatgCTTACATATTTTATAGTACACGCAACTCACAGAAAGAATTAATTCCATGTCATGTAACAATAATTACAGTTGGaatgcttaaaacattttttatggaaGGAAATAATGTGTTTCATCGAGTTATTAGGGATTTGAGAGTCATGTGGGGCAGACATATGTGGGAACACTTTCCCCAGGGACTAGGGCAGAGAGTCAGATGGGACCCTCGGGGACTGGAAAATGACTAAGACTGCAGAATGAGAATTTGCCAGACTTCTGAGATATAATCTGGCAATTTATACACTAAGTCTAGACTAACATATTTTGGAAAACCTGTCTAGTGTTGGActcacatattaaaaatttttgggAGCCAACTTCCTTCCAGAATTTGGCAATCAGAACTTAGGCTGTGAGTACAGAGGTGTCTCCAAAATTGCAGCCACTGTTATCACAGAAGTTCCTAACACAGACTGCAGGGCTCACAGTGTTATCACAGAAGGTCCTTACACAGGCTGCAGGGCTCAGAGTATTATCACAGAAGGTCCTTACACAGGCTGCAGGGCTCACAgtgtatgtttctttctttcctcttgggtTGTGTGTGCATCTTTTCAAAGAGCAGATCTGCACAGTCCTTCGGTACCTACCCGCGAGTTAAAGCTTTTTTCCAGAGGGTTCTCCAGAGAGCTGCCTTGACCTCCTTGTTCCGCAAACTGTAGATGATGGGGTTGAGCATGGAGGTTACCACTGTGTAGAAGAGAGCTAGGAGCTTATCTGTTCCTGGCGAATGGCTGGCCTTGGGCCTCAGGTAGGTGACAGACCCTGAGCCGTAGAAGATCGTCACTACAAGCAGGTGGGAAGAGCAGGTGGACAGAGCTTTCCGGCGGCCTTCAGGTGAGGGCATGATCAGCACGGCAGCTAGGATTCTGCCATAGGAAGCGATGATCAGTAGAAATGGGCTGGAAATGCAAAGAACGGCTACAACAAAGACCGCGGCCTCGTTACGGGATGTATCCCCGCAGGCAAGAGCCAGGATAGGGGGGAGGTCACAGAAGAAGTGGTCTATTTCACAGGGGCCACAGAAGTTCAAGGAGAAAATATAGTTGGTCTGGCCCAAGCCTACCACGCAACCCACTGCCCAGGAAACCACGGCCAGCTGGGCACATAGCCCACGGCTCATTCGTGTCGCATAGTGTAGTGGGGAGCATATGGCCATGTAGCGGTCAAAAGCCATGGCCGCCAGAAGACAGCACTCACTGATGGCGAACAGCGTGAAGAAGAACATCTGTGTGGCACACCCCTCGAGGGAGATGCCCCGGGCCTCACTCACAAGGCTCTGAAGCATCTTGGGTATGACCGAACACGTGTAGCCAATCTCCAAGAGAGAcaggttggccaggaagaagtacatgggcgtgTGGAGGGTGGGGTTGGTGCAGATGGCCAGGGCTATGAGAGCGTTGCCCATCAGGGAGGCGAGGAACATGAGCAGGATGAGGGTGAATAGAAGCAAGCACTGCTCGGCAGCGGCAGAGAACTTGGCGAATGCAAAGTGCTTGACGGACTCGCTGTTGTCCTGCCACTGGGAACAGCTGAGGTTCATGACCTGGGAAGGGGTCAGCAGGCAAGGATTCGTTCAATATAAATGCAAATCTACCTCTAAAGAGCGCTGGTACGCCAGGTAGGTACATTTCTTACCTGCAAATCTAAAACTCAAAAAGTTTGGAAGTTACACTCACCCTCATGCCTTTAAGAACCAAATCCTACTCTGTGTTCACAATGCCAGCTGATCTGCTAAAAAATACACCTGGTCACCAAGCATGACATTGAAAACAAACATTAACTCCAGCCCATTTCTGTCTTCATCTAGtctgacccaggaattgcactactaggtatgtagaggtgtgctgttttgaaggggcacatgcaccccaatgtttatagcagcactatcaacaatagccaaagtatggaaagagcccaaatgtccatcaacggatgaatgggtaaagaagatgtggtatatatatacaatggagtatttcttggcaatcaaaaagaatgaagtcttgccatttgcaactacatggatggaactggagggtattatgctaagtgaaattagagaaagacaaaaatcatatgacttcactcatatgaggactttaagagacaaaacagatgaatgtaagggaagaaaagcaaaaataacataaaaacagggagggggacagaaacataagagactcttaaatatggagaacaaacagagggttactggaaagGGTGTggaagggaggatgggctaaatgggtaaggggcactaaggaatcaactcctgaaatcaatgttgcactatatgctaactaacttggatgtaaatttagaaataaataaactattttaaaaaaagtctaactTATAAACTAATTAGTGAAGATTTGCTCTTAGCAGAATCTTCTGTGGCCATCCAAGAGCACAGcacaaatttccttctgttttattcaTGGAGTTCCCATACATTTAATCACTGAGCTTTATCAAAAGTATTTTATGGGGCCAGAGGCAGGTGAGTGGTTTCCAATGTTcttatacattttattgtatcCTATTGAATAAAAGGTtatttctggtaaaaaaaaaaaatacacctggTCACCAAGCATGACGTTGGAGAAAAAATTAACTCCAGCTCATTTCTGTCTTCATCCAGTCTGTTAATCAGTCTTCAGATACCACCAAAGGTCCTCTGTACCgatccttccttttccccatttctgttGTCACTGAGTCCTTCACACACTTACTCAGCATGTGTTTACTGAGCACAGAGATTCTGCCTTTCCTGCTGCAAGTCCTGAGattcaacaatgaaaaacaacaacccatTTCTTTCCAAATGGGACTTATTCAGTGAAAGAAAGTAGAGATTAAATAGctattcagtaaataaataaccgCTGTACTGCAGAGAATTAAAGCCAGTGTGTCCTGGGGGCTCTGTGGGAACAGCGGGAGCCCGTACCCACTCTACACCACGTCTACACTGCATGCTGCGTTCACTGCATTGAGGCAACAGACTACTCTCCTGGTGATTCTTCTCATCTGCCAGGCTTTCCCTGTCACAGAATTCTTTGCTAAATGAGCACTGCCTTCAAGTTACAATTCAGATGTCTTATTAACGTCATTCACGCAAACCCATGGATTGGCTCAGTGACTATGACAGAGACGTTTGCCCCTTAACCAGAGGCCTCCTGTGACTGTCCTATCGAACCACACGCACTCGCACCTTTTAGAGTGTGCCTTTCTTGCACGTGTTTCCTTTGTGCTGATTTTCTCGCAGGGACTTGACCTCTGCCGCCCTGACTGTCCACCCAGTGAAGTGGACAGTCAGTGAAGTGGACCGCCCACTGCGTTCAGGCTGCAGGATGCATCTTCTCCTCTCTGGAAACTTCTTCCTCACTCCtgctctgccctgtccccacagCGGGTGTGGACATGTCCCTGCGTGTGTTCCCACCACCTGGTAACTCACACTCCTCCAAGGCAACTGCTCATTTCTTCCTGAGCGGAGCCTTGGACACAGACACGGAGTGCAGAATTGTATttatcaggatgcctgggtggctcagtcggttaagtgtctgacccttgatttaggctcaggtcatgatctcacagttcgtgagttcgagctctgcgttgggctctgcactgacagtgcagatcctgcttaggattctctgtctttctctgccccccctctcctctctctctgtctcaaataaataaataaacatttaaaagaaactaatTGCATTTACTTACCTCTTACATGCACCACACTTACTAACGAATATGTTCTCGTGTAACAAGGAAAAGCTTGAACGCTCAGCTTTACTTTTCTGCCCACGGGTGCTGAGTCTGTTTTCTGAGGCTAGCTATGATAAATCTCATCTTCTTCAAATGTCCCAAATGTGACCGTCACCTTTCTCTCAATCTAGGAACATCAACTCCCGGCAAAATAGCCCTCGTTCCGTTTGTGGACGTCCTGCACTTTGGGTTGTTCTTTGGAAACGTCATGAGGCAAAGCTCCAAGCCAGGTCTGCCATCCCAGGGGCGGGAGAGCAGGGAGGTCGCATGCCTGTCGGCCTGGACTCTATCTGCTCTAGCGTCACCTGAGATCCTGTTTGTACATTTATTCATAACACATCACTGTTTATCGCACAGTAACGTGTGATGCTGGCACATGTAACACAAAAGTGCTTCCTGAGGTTGCACGTTATTGTGGATAGACAAGAACATGAGGTCCACTCACGAAAACCTAGCACAAAAATGTGCATTCTTGCATACACACGTACAcccacacacagaaacacacattcCAATCCACACCGAGTAGCATAGTAATCACGAGTGTTTTGGAGCTATtctatctgggttcaaatcctaatgCAGCCATCTAGGGCTGGGTCAAAGTCAACATTTCCTGGAACTATCTGTTCCTcaattttcccatttgtaaaaggAGGTGACAGTGGTATGTCCCTAACGGGGTTGCTATGAGGTTGAGTTAATTCCCATGAAAGCACCTAGAAAGTGGTTCAATGCGCAGTAAGCATCGGCCATGGCAGCGGCTGTGTCCGGGTACACTGTGGTGTTCGTCACCATAGATTTACCTTCACACACACTCCCTCTTGTGGGATTTTCATCCATCCCTGGTCATTTCTCCTGCCTCTTCTTCATCCCCATGTCATGTTTTGCTGTGCACCTGCCGTGATGGAAAGAGGAAcagcagaaaacacacacacatccatacacaCATAAAGATGCCTCCTGAGTGTTATGTCCTGAGAAAAAATAGTTATGTTGTGGATCATTTTAATCTACTAATTTGGGTGTCCACGGAGCTATGCAAAAGGCCCAAAGTTAAGGATGGGAACAAGTGAGCTGATCTAAAACTgggaaataagaaataacaacTCTGTAATGACAGGGGCTCCCACATCAAGTAGTCTATTATAATGTACTTATACAGATATTAAAGCATTTATAAACCTTTTTCCTGCattgaaattgtttttaacatctaTGTTTCCCATGAAAGCACACAATTCAGTGAAGCCTGAGGCAACAAAAACAGACAATGACGTACttatctttgtttgtttttacccaaaacattttcttgaatttcCTGACTCTTCAGTCAGGGTCTACAGACAGAAAACTCTGCCTGTGGAGAAGGTGTCAGTCCATTTGTCAGACACGTGCACAGGCCTCTTACCCTGCACATCTTCCCTCATATTGGGAAGACAGAAGTTTCCTGTGTGGTGCCGATGGAGGGACCAGGTGGAAAGTCCCCGGCAGAGAAGGACAACGTCTGACTCCTTCTCAAGCAGTGACATGCTGATGGTCTCCTTTCCTAAATGTCCCACCCCGTTTGGACAGCGGACAGGAAATGCTGGGCCTGTTTTGGGGCTAGGAGTCGGGCAATGCTGGGGGTGGACGGCACGCAGTGGGGCCGCTCACACGGCCTAATGTGTGCTATGGCAGCTGTTGTGCTTTGGCCTCCCAGTATGAACAAAAAAGTCATCCTATGATAAGGACATTTTAAAACCTCACAAGTTCAGAGACAGTTGGAGAAACAGGCTAACAGAGGCAGCAAGGTCTGTGAGCGTTTCTAACTGTTGAACAAAGAATGGCACTCTGCTTGGAAATAAATACTGAATCATATAACAATGAATGTACAGGACTCACTGGAGGTGAGGGTACAACCAAATGCAGTCagtctcttttccctccctctctgtcacttGGCCTGATACTGAAGCAGGTAAAATCcgattttttaaatcacaaatccTGCTGTTTTCAGGATTTACTGTGTTGGCCTTAGTCTGGGGACCTGAGGCCCATGTGGTGGAGACCAGCCTTACGTACACCGATCACTGCTGTGCAGCCAGTGAAGAAGTGGAAGCAGAAAGGGCCTCCAGCTAGTACAGCAGCCGAGTGTGAACGTCGCTTCTGCTCTCACCTGACACCTTTTCTTGACTTCAAGTTTCTGATTCATCATTTTCATGTGAAGGAAGGATGACGAAGCCTTCCTATCTTTCTTGCTAAGTTGTTTTGAGTTAAAAATGCAAACACTGTGGAGGCAGGCCatgaataaaaagtaagaaatggCCATGAAAATGCAATTAATCAGCATTAAAATCTCTTGCCTTCTGAAACAATGAATGAACTCCTAGGACACTGCACGGACTATTTTCTGTTGTTATTCTCTATTGTTAAATTgtaacatacacaaaataaatatatgccatataatatataactatattattaTCAGTCTATAAGGGTAACTTATGAAGGGTGTGATCAAGCAGATAGTAACATCATATAACCTAAAGATATCCAAGTTTCATGCCCCGTGATAAATTCTACTTATAGATTCCTATTCCATGTGATCAGATTAAGTGGCCCTTGGACACTGGCAAGATTCTGAAGGTTTACACTTTGACATAGACTTTCAGTGATAGGTGGATGTATGAGAAGTAGGAGGGAAATAAGGTGATTTTCATGCTCAGCCCTAAAAGCCAAGACAAACACTCTCTATAGACTTCTGCTTTGGAAATAACCCAGCACAAGATGATTGGGTCATCTCCACATAATGAGAAATGTTCCTTGACTGACTCATTCTCTTATTAATCTCcattttcataacaaaatatttcttttttccaatcaACCAAAGGAAAACTTGTTATACATTATTAGACACTGTATCTGaaacagcacagtgcctggcatacaagAAACACTCAGAAGTATTAATGTTCATTATaatgaagttttcatttctaaaatgtctgCATAGTAGATACAACCTATGTAAATGGCTCGTTACGGATTACAGAGGTGGTTACCCGTTGCTTTCCACAATTTCCCCGTAGTCGCTTCTTCGAGGACCTGAGGTGATGCCTTAACGTAACGTAGCAGAAACTATTTTGTCATTTGATTGGGTTAACGTGTACAGGACAATCTAGGTAGTTCATTCCCCAACAATAAGGTATTTCCATTTCCTATGAAGGATTTAATTTAGAACAACTCACAGCAATTTTATGACAGGAATACTGGCAAATTGGGTAGACTGTTCCACTCTCTGGAGATGGAGGAAATAGCTGATTAAATAGTGCTCAGAAGGAAAATGCTGCAGGTGCTGGCTCTCCGTTTCCACACTTTAAGCCACTATCTCCTACAGCctctcttctggaaacatccaCTTATGCCACATTCCTTTAATCATAACATTTGGGGGAAAGACTAGGTGGTTATGGCCACTGCCTGGTTTCCTCTGCACCCTCCCCTTACAACCTCTCAAAATCCAGAGGCTGTAAGTCTGTGGATCCTCTAAGACTGTTCATCCAGAGGCTTGGATTGTGCTCAGCACCTCCCAGCTCTCAGGACACCTCTGTGTCTCATGGGATCATGTCCCTCCAGCAATGCCCTCCACGCTCCCGCTGCCCCCTACGAATGCACACAAGGCTGTGTCAATTACATGATGATATAGTTGagccttcctccttcctggaaaACAACAGAGCTTGAACAGTTATATTTGGATTCTTCTGGCTCTGGATCCTTAGCCTTCTTCCTCCCCAAGGAGGCAGATTTCTTTTCACTGGAGACTCTCAGGGAGCAGTGTGATTCTGCCTCTCAGGAATTGTCAGGGGCAATTCCTCTATCTGTTGGTAAATGCTAACagggtaaaagaaataaaagtaaaagacaaaaaaaaatcaatagttaTAATGAAAGCTATATTATGGGTAACTGCTACCCCAGTCTGTGTACAAAGCATGATATGAATTCCATGAAATGCACTGTTGCAACCAAATCTTTGACAACTCtattagtataaaatattaagatttcaattttttgtcTGATTGAACAAAACTCatgaaaaacaattacaaaaactACATAAGTAACATTCATGTCATATTACATCAATGCAGTTAATATTTATTCCAACTATTATAAAAAACTCAAATTAATAAATCATAGTAATCTTGTTACCCATGAGTTTGACAACGTGTCTACTTTTTTCTATCAAAGGTAATAATAAAATCATCAAAAGTCAAAGGATATATATtaggatagataaataaataaaactgtaaatacAGTTTTACAGGAAAAAACTGTAAGGTACTGAATGCTTCTTATTTAAATGCTACAGAAAAGTGGGTAAGGTACTACGCCCCTATTATTGTCATGATACAAAGGCAAGGAGACATAGGAAAGGAGAAAGTGTCATTTAGGTAGAAAATTCTCCTGGTTGGAGCCCTCTCAGGTGAAGTGAGAACATGTTCATGGGAACCCCACACAAGAGCTTACTGTCCCAAGTATACATTCTGGTTTGTACTTTTTGCTTTAAGTCCTCCTGAATTAGAACCTGACAGCTTGAATGTGATTAAAATGTAGTTCTCCTACAGTTATCACTCCCTAATTCGAACACAGagccaagggtttttttttttttgtttttgtttttttaattttttttattttttaatatatgaaatttactgtcaaattggtttccatacaacacccagtgctcatcccaaaaggtgccctcctcaatacccatcacccaccctgccctccctcccaccccccatcaaccctcagtttgttctcagtttttaacagtctctaatgctttgagCCAAGGGGTTTTTATTAGGTTTATCCATACAGGACGAGACAGCTGTCCTCTCCAACATTCTCCCCCTTAGTAACAGAATACAGACTTTATTTGTGGCAAATGCTCTAGTTCAGGAACTTTTCTCAGCTTCTCTTGCAGTGAGGTGCACCCACACCTAACTCTGGCCGAGAAGATGCGAACAGAGGCAGGTTGGTATGACCAAGAGGTTTCCTGAAAGGGAGGGAGACTGCCCTGCTTTGCCCCTCTCTGTCCATCCTGCGGCCTGGGAGCCCAGTATGACATCCGCTTCAGCCTGGCTTACACCTTGCACACAAAGGACAACTCCAAAGCTGGGGGACGTTGGAATAGAAGGCAAGAGAGACGCGAATTCTGGACAAAGTGGACTTCATTGTGTGAGATGTATAAACTTGTATTTGTTAAGAAGGCACAGGTGTTTGGGAATCTTTCACTATGCACCCCAGATTCAGTGGTAACTTCTCAAGCAGGTGGTTCGGGTAAGGTGAGGAAAGCTGCTGGGATTCTGTGGACTTTCTATCCTGGACACAGGACTTTGCCCCTCTCCATCTGTCAGCACGAAGGAGCAAATGTGCTTGTtagagctttttttaaaaaaaaaaaattttttaacgtttatttatttttgagacagagaaagacagagcatgaacggggaaggggcagagagagagggagacacagaatcagaagcaggctccaggctccgagccatcagcccagagcccgacacggggctcgaactcacggactgtgagatcgtgacctgagctgaagtcggacgctcaactgactgagccacccaggcgcccttgttagAGCTTTTTAATCGAAGGACATTACTTTAAGTATCATTAAATGGCCTTAGCACTGGAAGAATGCTAAGGAAGTTAGTAGCAAGTTGAGTTAAAAGGGAGAGTTTTGTGGAAGGAGACCTGGCTGGAAGTGAAGGGACgagtgaagaaaataaaggcaggTGTTCAGAGCTACAGAATGTTTTGGCACAGGTGCACAGCCTGTCTGGGAGAAGTGCTAGCATGGTCTTTCCCCTAAAATACGCGGGTGTGTGCACTGCTAAGTAGGAGTGTACGTAGCAGCAGAGCCTCTAACATAACGCATTCAAATCCTTAAAGTGTCCCAAGTAATATGCTctccaaagaaaaaagatacttaTTCCAGGAATAGTAATACACACTACTAGttacttagtttttatttgttcatatttgGCTTTTTAATTAGCAttgttatatgtaattatatagcTTTATGCTTAAATATATGTTTCAAATAAGCAATTTTatgagggaaggagaaatggagaggaaaGCAGTTTAGTAGAATGAGCGAAGGTTGTCAGTTTACTCAAAACATATCCATTTGGATGGAGCCAGAGGGTGTTAGGCTAAGCAAAATGATTTCagtcatgtgtggaatttaagaagcaagcagataaacatagggggaaaaaagagacagagagggcaaaccatgaaacagactctgaactctAGAGAGCACCCTGGCggccaccagaggggaggggtggatgggGAAAGGGCTGATGGGGATGGAGGAGGACACCGGGCGGAGCATCAGGGGTTGTAGGTGACGGGTCACTACatagtacacctgaaaccagtattacgcTGTTTCCGCGAAGCCTGCGTTAGCACGATGTTGACAAATACATGTGTCAGGGTAGGGTACTGAATAATTATGTGGATCTTTTTCAAAAACTGCCTGACCCTGATTTGCTAGTTTCTGTGGACGACTGCTAGAAGGGGGGCGAAGACGTTTGTTTAGgcaaaatctctttattttactcATAATCTTACAAGATGCCGTTGACGAAACACGGTGGATCTCCAGGAAAAAGACAACACAAGCTGGAAGAACTGGGCAATAATTAATCCCCACTTGTATATGTCCATTTATGTCACCATATGCTCTCTGTGTGTTTTGTATCATTACCCTCCTCCTGAATGTGCACGGCTCCCCCACGTACGACACACAACACACACGTGACACTCTTGCCCACGCACACAGACAcgcgcacacgcatgcacacgacGCACGCACACTCACAGGACGCGCGCACACGTGCTCACGCACTCACAGGACTCGCGCGCATGCACAAGGACACACAGGACGCACGCGCACGTACACGCATGCGCGCACACCCTACCTCCCGTCTCAAAGCGGGTCAACCGCGTCCTCACGCTGGCTTGTCGCAGGGCACGGACCTGGCCAGGTTCGCGCTGAAGACTGGGCACAGGGAGCCCGAATCAGAGGACCTTGGCTGCCGGCTGCAGGACCAGACCCACAGGCAGCCGACACTGCTTCCTGCCGTCTCTCTGCTGCGTCTCCTGACACACACCTGTGTCACCTGCCAGCCGTTGTTGACCTGCAGTGCAGATGTGACCAGTCCAGAATGTCCCCTGTCAACCTGCTCGGGTCTCAGCCCTTTCTCTTCTGTAAGTGTTGGCCTTGCCGAGTTAAATCAGTCCCCTGATTGATCTCCGGTATAAATAGTGTGCCATTGATTAGCTGGACGTCTTTGAGCTAATTAGCAGTGCATCCCTGGAGGTCCCTGCGATGCCGCGCCCCTGGACCCCACGCTGGACCAACGGAAACAGGTGGTCTGCAGGGGACCTCCTCGGCTGCAGCCACCTTCCCGAGTCTGTTCTGGTGAGTTTCCCGGTTGAGCTGTGTTACGTCTTGCATGTACACCTGAGTCTTTGCCAAGTTAGCGTTCCGTTGATGTTTTGATGGTGCACAGCCAGTCGTGTCCGCCGTGGTGCCAGCAGACCGGATTTTCAGTCGTGACCTTTACATTTCGAGTGTTACGTGATTTCTGTCCAGTGACAGATCTTGGGAATCCGGCCGCAGCCAGGCGAAGGGTGAATCTGATTCGTTCGGTGTGTAAGTGCGTGTGCTTACTTGTGTGAGGACCCTTGTCTGTCTAGCAGGGCTGTTTTCTGCCCCGGGAGTCCCAGGGTGAGAGGTTTAgtcttctgtctctctgacttTTGCTGAATCTTCTCTGTGCGTTGTGTCTGTACGACTGTGAGTGTTCCCAGCCTGAAGCTCAggactctgttcctctccccaacactctgactttttaaaatgtagattcagGGCAGGCCCAATAATTGTCGGTGTGCAAAATGGAGTTTGTGTGCT
The nucleotide sequence above comes from Panthera tigris isolate Pti1 chromosome B2, P.tigris_Pti1_mat1.1, whole genome shotgun sequence. Encoded proteins:
- the LOC102960072 gene encoding olfactory receptor 10C1-like, whose product is MNLSCSQWQDNSESVKHFAFAKFSAAAEQCLLLFTLILLMFLASLMGNALIALAICTNPTLHTPMYFFLANLSLLEIGYTCSVIPKMLQSLVSEARGISLEGCATQMFFFTLFAISECCLLAAMAFDRYMAICSPLHYATRMSRGLCAQLAVVSWAVGCVVGLGQTNYIFSLNFCGPCEIDHFFCDLPPILALACGDTSRNEAAVFVVAVLCISSPFLLIIASYGRILAAVLIMPSPEGRRKALSTCSSHLLVVTIFYGSGSVTYLRPKASHSPGTDKLLALFYTVVTSMLNPIIYSLRNKEVKAALWRTLWKKALTRG